In Curtobacterium sp. TC1, the following proteins share a genomic window:
- a CDS encoding CGNR zinc finger domain-containing protein, with protein MTKPAVRPSYPEVGGHPAFDLVDTVHWRLDEDRAIDTLASFEDVVAWCVQLGVLGRDPEGLDRAAHQVPGSAEAELQAVIALREAIYEAVFESSTPAVDLIAREHVAALGRSTLHRDAGAPTWSWRVPSDLSGPRAAIAFAAHDLLTSDLGSARQCGDDACGWVYLDTSPRHNRVWCTAAGCGNRNRVARHQAKKKH; from the coding sequence ATGACGAAGCCGGCCGTTCGACCGTCGTACCCCGAGGTGGGTGGGCACCCGGCGTTCGACCTCGTCGACACCGTGCACTGGCGTCTGGACGAGGACCGTGCGATCGACACGCTCGCCTCGTTCGAGGACGTCGTGGCGTGGTGTGTGCAGCTGGGCGTCCTGGGACGTGACCCAGAGGGCCTCGACCGTGCTGCACATCAGGTGCCGGGTTCGGCCGAGGCTGAACTCCAGGCGGTCATCGCGCTCCGCGAAGCGATCTACGAGGCGGTCTTCGAGTCGTCGACGCCCGCGGTGGACCTGATCGCACGCGAGCACGTCGCGGCACTCGGTCGATCGACCCTGCACCGGGACGCAGGCGCGCCGACGTGGTCCTGGCGCGTCCCTTCCGATCTCTCGGGGCCGCGCGCGGCCATCGCCTTCGCCGCGCACGACCTCCTGACGTCGGACCTCGGCTCCGCGCGGCAGTGCGGCGACGACGCCTGTGGCTGGGTGTACCTGGACACCTCCCCGCGACACAACCGGGTCTGGTGCACCGCCGCGGGCTGCGGGAACCGCAACCGCGTCGCACGGCACCAAGCCAAGAAGAAGCACTGA
- a CDS encoding TetR/AcrR family transcriptional regulator — protein sequence MPRRVDLEERGALVTAACLRILERDGLAALSVRNVADEAGIAAASLRRLFPTQDALREHCLTIIEERVTARLSALHSTGRARSLDILAQVLPLDAERTTEILAQVQLGVLSRTDEHLARSARRLNAGVGRVCARAIDVLAEAGGLGPGRDSSDETDRLHALVDGLAVEHTWEPAARTPERVMALVELHLDGLGDPR from the coding sequence GTGCCACGCCGTGTCGACCTCGAGGAGCGAGGCGCGCTCGTCACCGCGGCCTGCCTGCGCATCCTCGAGCGCGACGGACTGGCTGCACTGTCGGTGCGCAACGTGGCCGACGAGGCCGGGATTGCCGCAGCCTCGCTCCGGCGGCTGTTCCCGACGCAGGACGCCCTCCGCGAGCACTGCCTGACGATCATCGAGGAACGGGTCACTGCGCGACTGTCGGCGTTGCACTCGACCGGCCGAGCACGCTCCCTGGACATCCTGGCGCAGGTGCTCCCACTGGACGCCGAACGCACGACGGAGATCCTCGCCCAGGTGCAGCTCGGGGTGCTCTCGCGAACCGACGAGCACCTTGCCCGCAGTGCGCGCCGCCTGAACGCCGGCGTCGGCCGGGTCTGCGCACGGGCCATCGACGTCCTGGCGGAGGCCGGTGGACTCGGCCCCGGACGCGACTCGTCCGACGAGACCGATCGGCTCCACGCCCTGGTCGACGGACTCGCAGTCGAGCACACCTGGGAACCGGCGGCACGCACCCCCGAGCGGGTCATGGCGCTCGTCGAACTCCACCTCGACGGTCTCGGGGACCCACGTTGA
- a CDS encoding TetR/AcrR family transcriptional regulator: MSDNHRVRAERVEVRRSREAILSAAEAHYAVKDADPSMVQLARLAGVGIATLYRRYASVDDVIRALHTRLLVEFTRVEDVVAAQSTAWDAVVALITGIIDVLQEHPAIPRLNRKMVALDDDDQFTSTWNDKLDTVIRAAQVEGSLRTDVTANDVTFAAFRIGSYSNLPPDDAGRIIGRQIGIVLDGLRADGVRRPLPGDPITMTELRGIFQHEADHPVE; encoded by the coding sequence ATGTCGGACAACCACCGCGTGCGGGCGGAACGTGTCGAGGTGCGGCGCAGCCGTGAGGCGATCCTCTCGGCGGCGGAGGCCCACTACGCGGTGAAGGACGCCGACCCGTCGATGGTGCAGCTGGCGCGGCTTGCCGGCGTGGGCATCGCCACGCTCTACCGCCGGTACGCGAGCGTCGACGACGTCATCCGGGCGCTCCACACTCGACTCCTCGTCGAGTTCACGCGAGTCGAAGACGTGGTCGCCGCACAGTCGACTGCATGGGATGCCGTGGTCGCCCTGATCACGGGCATCATCGACGTCCTCCAGGAGCACCCGGCCATCCCGCGTCTGAACCGGAAGATGGTCGCGTTGGACGACGACGACCAGTTCACCTCGACGTGGAACGACAAGCTCGACACCGTGATCCGAGCGGCGCAGGTTGAGGGATCACTCCGGACCGACGTCACCGCGAACGACGTGACGTTCGCCGCCTTCCGCATCGGCAGCTACTCGAACCTCCCCCCGGACGACGCTGGTCGCATCATCGGCCGGCAGATCGGTATCGTGCTCGACGGACTGCGCGCTGATGGGGTCCGCCGACCGCTGCCCGGAGACCCCATCACCATGACCGAACTGCGCGGCATCTTCCAGCACGAGGCCGACCACCCCGTCGAGTGA
- a CDS encoding lipopolysaccharide biosynthesis protein, with translation MLATVGIGVQGVAKLLVTVVVGRVFGTETLGQTTALLSLSVFVALLWPNAAGNTASRFLAIALRGRRSDAAVNRLLGVSMLVSSVVLAAVTVPIALAWGNGPGMVLGGAAVVVGYGLYCYTRGAQLGYDRAPRVALWDSVTSVLALGLLVVACVARLEPVVLLPLAIGYTVFAIACWPRGNALSGESEPTAGVLGFAAWNVLAVVTSNGLLQLTMISAQVTSSAHDAGVYAAAFTLATPASMLGQALGQVLVPAFAHRTDGGSLRSRGALLLVVGFAAASAVVFGLVALLAGWFLPIVYPTEGTAAVADLRYLMVAVWVFTVGLVPAALLLAAGRSRQVALASVAGFVVGAVLMAVLGPVAGVAGGTTGFLVGSAVNLVAVVGLGAWRR, from the coding sequence GTGCTCGCCACGGTCGGCATCGGGGTGCAGGGTGTCGCGAAGCTGCTCGTGACCGTCGTCGTCGGTCGGGTGTTCGGTACCGAGACCCTCGGGCAGACCACCGCCCTGCTGTCCCTGTCGGTGTTCGTCGCGCTGCTCTGGCCGAACGCCGCGGGCAACACTGCGTCGCGGTTCCTCGCGATCGCGTTGCGGGGTCGGCGGTCGGACGCCGCGGTGAACCGGCTGCTCGGGGTCTCGATGTTGGTGTCGAGCGTGGTGCTCGCCGCGGTCACCGTGCCGATCGCGCTGGCCTGGGGCAACGGCCCCGGGATGGTGCTCGGCGGTGCCGCGGTCGTCGTCGGCTACGGCCTCTACTGCTACACCCGCGGTGCGCAGCTCGGCTACGACCGGGCACCACGGGTCGCGCTGTGGGACTCCGTGACGAGCGTGCTGGCGCTCGGGTTGCTCGTGGTGGCGTGCGTCGCCCGCCTCGAGCCCGTCGTGCTGCTGCCGCTGGCGATCGGGTACACGGTGTTCGCGATCGCGTGCTGGCCGCGGGGGAACGCGCTCTCCGGCGAGTCGGAACCGACGGCCGGGGTGCTCGGCTTCGCGGCCTGGAACGTGCTGGCGGTGGTGACCTCGAACGGGTTGCTGCAGTTGACGATGATCTCGGCGCAGGTGACGTCGTCGGCGCACGACGCCGGTGTCTACGCGGCTGCCTTCACCCTGGCGACGCCGGCGTCGATGCTCGGGCAAGCGTTGGGGCAGGTGCTCGTGCCGGCGTTCGCGCACCGGACGGACGGCGGCTCGCTGCGGTCTCGCGGGGCGCTGCTGCTCGTCGTCGGGTTCGCGGCTGCTTCGGCCGTCGTGTTCGGGCTGGTGGCGCTGCTCGCCGGGTGGTTCCTGCCGATCGTCTACCCCACCGAGGGCACAGCTGCCGTCGCCGACCTGCGGTACCTGATGGTCGCGGTGTGGGTGTTCACCGTCGGGCTCGTGCCAGCGGCGTTGTTGCTCGCCGCTGGACGCTCACGTCAGGTCGCGCTGGCGTCGGTCGCCGGGTTCGTCGTCGGGGCGGTGCTCATGGCGGTGCTCGGGCCCGTTGCAGGAGTCGCTGGTGGGACGACGGGGTTCCTGGTGGGGAGTGCGGTGAACCTGGTCGCGGTGGTGGGGCTCGGGGCGTGGCGGCGCTGA
- a CDS encoding MATE family efflux transporter, translating to MPRTTTAAVTAERRAVDRDIVRLAVPALGALVVEPLFLLTDTALVGHLGATPLAAVGLASAVLSTVTGLLVFLAYSTTPAVARALGGGDRRGAVHAGIDGMWLALVLGVVLALVGWPLAGPLVDLFGASHEVSAAATAYLTVSLIGLPGILVVTASTGLLRGLQDTKTPLVVATVGFVANGLLNALLIYGAGWGVEGSAAGTVIVQWAMAIVYVRIAVRAARSSGAPLRPGASGVARALRSGAWLFLRTASLRIAMLATVGAAAGLGTTGLATTQVGLTVFSTLAFALDALAIAGQALVGHGLGGRDPERVRLVTRRLVLLGIAGGVLLGVLTLAVSGVLGPVFSDSQAVRDALPVVLVLIAVGMPVAGYVFVLDGVLIGAGDARYLAIAGGVNLIVYLPLLWWAGGTLAGLWAAFALGYIGVRAVTLGVRAHRRGWVEQALAR from the coding sequence GTGCCCCGAACGACGACAGCCGCAGTCACTGCCGAACGGCGCGCGGTCGATCGCGACATCGTGCGCCTGGCGGTGCCGGCGCTCGGCGCGCTCGTGGTCGAGCCGCTCTTCCTGCTGACCGACACCGCGCTCGTCGGACACCTCGGCGCGACGCCCCTCGCGGCCGTCGGGCTCGCGAGTGCCGTGCTGTCGACCGTGACCGGGCTGCTGGTGTTCCTGGCGTACTCGACGACGCCGGCCGTGGCGCGCGCGCTCGGCGGTGGCGACCGTCGCGGAGCCGTGCACGCGGGCATCGACGGGATGTGGCTCGCGCTCGTCCTGGGGGTGGTGCTGGCGCTGGTCGGGTGGCCGCTCGCCGGTCCGCTCGTCGACCTGTTCGGTGCGTCGCACGAGGTCTCGGCGGCAGCGACCGCGTACCTGACGGTCTCGCTGATCGGACTGCCCGGGATCCTGGTCGTCACCGCCTCGACCGGGCTGCTCCGTGGGCTGCAGGACACGAAGACCCCGCTCGTCGTCGCGACCGTCGGGTTCGTCGCGAACGGGCTGCTCAACGCCCTGCTGATCTACGGGGCGGGTTGGGGCGTCGAGGGGTCCGCCGCCGGTACGGTCATCGTGCAGTGGGCGATGGCCATCGTCTACGTGCGCATCGCGGTGCGGGCCGCTCGGTCGTCGGGCGCGCCGCTGCGACCCGGCGCCTCGGGCGTCGCTCGGGCGCTGCGCTCGGGCGCCTGGCTGTTCCTGCGGACCGCGTCGCTGCGGATCGCGATGCTCGCGACCGTCGGGGCTGCTGCCGGGTTGGGGACCACCGGGCTGGCGACGACGCAGGTCGGGCTGACCGTGTTCTCGACGCTGGCGTTCGCGCTCGACGCCCTGGCGATCGCCGGGCAGGCGCTCGTCGGGCACGGACTCGGCGGGCGTGACCCGGAGCGGGTGCGCCTGGTGACGCGGCGGCTCGTGCTGCTCGGGATCGCCGGTGGTGTGCTGCTCGGGGTGCTGACCCTGGCCGTGAGCGGAGTGCTCGGGCCGGTGTTCTCGGACTCGCAGGCGGTGCGGGACGCCCTGCCCGTCGTGCTGGTGCTCATCGCGGTCGGGATGCCCGTCGCCGGGTACGTCTTCGTACTCGACGGGGTACTGATCGGGGCCGGCGATGCGCGGTACCTGGCGATCGCGGGCGGCGTGAACTTGATCGTGTACCTGCCGCTGCTGTGGTGGGCCGGTGGGACGCTCGCGGGGTTGTGGGCGGCGTTCGCCCTCGGGTACATCGGGGTCCGGGCGGTGACGCTCGGGGTGCGAGCGCACCGGCGCGGCTGGGTGGAACAGGCGCTGGCGCGGTGA
- a CDS encoding ornithine carbamoyltransferase, with amino-acid sequence MRSLVKLDDWSASDVDAVFDLADAFRAGRGPVTEGAAVMFFPSTSLRTRATFERGASLMGLEPIVFPDTTLDKPEALSDVARYLENWVDIVVVRHHDLAVVQALTAAHALPVVNAMTDDNHPCEVLSDLHALQQRGDITAMRFLFVGADGNIARAWQEAARVLHLDLIQCCPAELATPGAAWTDDLEAAVRSADVVLTDGPGAHADALEQYRITAALLDLAPPGVRFNPCPPFVRGREVSVDAVEHAAFVGHDFKAGLLPVQQAVMAFCLGLG; translated from the coding sequence ATGCGTTCTCTCGTCAAGCTCGATGACTGGTCTGCATCTGACGTCGACGCGGTCTTCGACCTGGCTGACGCATTCCGTGCGGGCCGGGGGCCCGTGACGGAGGGCGCGGCGGTCATGTTCTTCCCGTCGACGAGTCTGCGCACCAGGGCCACGTTCGAGCGGGGCGCATCGCTCATGGGGCTCGAACCGATCGTGTTCCCGGACACGACACTCGACAAGCCGGAGGCGCTGTCAGATGTCGCTCGCTACCTCGAGAACTGGGTCGACATCGTCGTGGTGCGCCACCACGACCTCGCCGTGGTCCAGGCCTTGACTGCGGCTCACGCGTTGCCGGTCGTGAACGCGATGACGGACGACAACCATCCGTGCGAGGTGCTGTCCGACCTTCACGCCTTGCAGCAGCGGGGCGACATCACCGCGATGCGCTTCCTCTTCGTGGGCGCTGACGGCAACATCGCCAGAGCGTGGCAGGAAGCCGCTCGCGTCTTGCACCTCGACCTCATCCAGTGCTGCCCGGCCGAACTCGCAACCCCGGGGGCTGCGTGGACCGACGACCTCGAGGCAGCTGTTCGGTCTGCGGACGTGGTCCTCACCGACGGTCCCGGTGCGCATGCTGACGCGCTCGAGCAGTATCGGATCACGGCGGCGCTCCTCGACCTCGCGCCGCCGGGAGTCCGCTTCAACCCGTGCCCGCCGTTCGTGCGCGGCCGTGAGGTCAGTGTCGACGCGGTCGAACACGCCGCATTCGTCGGACACGACTTCAAGGCCGGACTCCTCCCGGTACAGCAAGCCGTCATGGCGTTCTGCCTCGGCCTCGGCTGA
- a CDS encoding arginase family protein, producing MIALVSAPTNLGLRPPEPGAVPGTAKAPEALREAGLHRRFAEQGAADAGVVVPGRYVDDDATRAPGVVRNERAVIDHARRLADRIDTVLASGAAPLVIGGDCSVLLGAGLAMKRRDGVGLVHVDGHTDFRNPGNSDACASVAGEDLAAAVGHHWPALSDIDGAGPYFDAARTAHVGCRDDDAELAEVRSVLGAVVPTSEWRARGTATVVKALRTTAGAAGYWLQVDVDVLDAVVMPAVDSPDPGGCTPHELIELLRALAPRAVGASITVYDPDLDPDGTHARLLTEVLTASLGGLGRELQEPRPGADR from the coding sequence GTGATCGCGCTCGTCTCTGCCCCGACGAACCTCGGCCTGCGGCCACCAGAGCCAGGCGCGGTTCCCGGCACGGCGAAAGCACCCGAGGCGCTCCGCGAAGCCGGCCTCCACCGCCGGTTCGCGGAGCAGGGAGCTGCTGATGCCGGCGTGGTCGTTCCCGGCCGTTACGTCGACGATGACGCAACCCGTGCGCCCGGTGTCGTTCGCAACGAACGCGCCGTGATCGACCACGCGCGGCGGCTCGCCGACCGCATCGACACGGTGCTCGCTTCCGGAGCCGCACCGTTGGTCATCGGCGGAGACTGCAGCGTGCTGCTCGGCGCTGGCCTCGCGATGAAACGACGGGACGGCGTCGGATTGGTGCACGTCGACGGCCACACCGACTTCCGGAACCCGGGCAACAGCGACGCGTGCGCGAGCGTGGCCGGGGAGGACCTCGCCGCCGCCGTCGGGCACCACTGGCCGGCGCTGTCCGACATCGACGGTGCCGGCCCGTACTTCGATGCTGCACGAACTGCTCACGTCGGCTGTCGCGACGACGACGCCGAGCTCGCGGAGGTCCGCTCTGTGCTCGGCGCAGTCGTCCCGACCTCGGAGTGGCGCGCCCGTGGCACTGCCACAGTCGTCAAGGCCCTGCGGACGACGGCGGGTGCGGCGGGCTACTGGTTGCAGGTCGACGTCGACGTGCTCGACGCAGTGGTGATGCCCGCCGTCGACAGTCCCGACCCGGGCGGCTGCACGCCACACGAGCTGATCGAGCTGCTCCGCGCGCTCGCTCCCCGTGCCGTCGGCGCATCGATCACCGTCTACGATCCGGATCTCGACCCGGACGGCACACATGCCCGACTCCTGACAGAGGTCCTCACGGCCAGCCTCGGCGGCCTCGGCCGTGAGCTGCAGGAGCCGCGACCTGGAGCGGATCGGTGA
- a CDS encoding response regulator, with protein MTIRVLLVDDQALIRMGFRLILDDTEDITVVGEAPDGRSAIRQANALRPDVVLLDIRMPGMDGLEATGRLLADDPDAKILILTTFDLDEYAYRALRAGASGFLLKDAPVAELLAGVRAVAAGHAVTAPRITRLLLDRFASQLPTGPLQAPDGRALPNLTQRENEVLLLVAKGQSNAEIAAALGIGEVTVKTHVAGVLTKLGLRNRIAAAIYAHENHLT; from the coding sequence ATGACCATCCGCGTGCTCCTCGTCGACGACCAGGCCCTCATCCGGATGGGATTCCGGCTCATCCTCGACGACACAGAGGACATCACGGTCGTCGGCGAGGCCCCGGACGGTCGGAGCGCCATCCGTCAGGCGAACGCACTTCGCCCGGACGTGGTCCTCCTCGACATCCGGATGCCCGGCATGGACGGTCTCGAAGCCACCGGACGACTCCTCGCCGACGACCCCGACGCGAAGATCCTGATCCTGACCACCTTCGACCTCGACGAGTACGCCTACCGGGCGCTCCGTGCCGGTGCCAGCGGATTCCTGTTGAAGGACGCGCCGGTCGCCGAGCTCCTCGCGGGCGTCCGCGCCGTCGCTGCCGGCCATGCCGTGACCGCGCCCCGCATCACGCGGCTCCTGCTCGACCGCTTCGCATCGCAACTCCCCACCGGGCCGCTGCAGGCACCGGACGGGCGCGCACTCCCGAACCTCACCCAGCGGGAGAACGAGGTGCTCCTCCTCGTCGCGAAGGGCCAGTCGAACGCCGAGATCGCCGCAGCGCTCGGCATCGGCGAAGTCACCGTCAAGACCCACGTCGCCGGAGTCCTCACCAAGCTCGGCCTCCGCAACCGCATCGCCGCAGCGATCTACGCCCACGAAAACCACCTCACCTGA
- a CDS encoding sensor histidine kinase, whose amino-acid sequence MAGALAVAVTPQLVFHARAGDPLLVAYVTLSLAMIAPLTVRRRWPVAVFFGISVVAAVQWSIGVQLAADVSVLVALATVAAHRPVRDTAVAVGIAEVGAVAASVTWPHGLHVTEMLTVLTVFVLAATACGASVRNHRRVVAVLQEQSARARREREQQTLLAVADERTRIARDMHDVIAHGLAVIVTLAAASTGRAARQPERVDEAVGLIERTARTALADTRHAVGTIRASDGLLPTPSIDGVPALLDLVTAAGLRATLQTDGAVDRVPAAIGVAVYRVTQEAITNTLKHASATTFTVNITASRHELVLSIEDDGTGGAHETRAGGSGLVGMEERVTQLGGILEAGPDGTRGWRIAASIPLAIRPGRARA is encoded by the coding sequence ATGGCCGGTGCTCTCGCCGTCGCGGTGACACCGCAGCTGGTCTTCCACGCCCGGGCCGGTGACCCGCTGCTCGTGGCGTACGTCACGCTGTCGCTGGCGATGATCGCGCCGCTGACTGTGCGTCGACGATGGCCCGTTGCCGTCTTCTTCGGCATCAGCGTCGTCGCTGCCGTGCAGTGGTCGATCGGGGTGCAGCTCGCTGCGGACGTGAGCGTGCTGGTGGCGCTGGCGACGGTCGCCGCCCACCGCCCGGTGCGGGACACCGCGGTCGCGGTCGGGATCGCCGAGGTGGGTGCGGTGGCAGCGTCCGTCACGTGGCCGCACGGGCTCCACGTCACGGAGATGCTGACCGTCCTCACCGTGTTCGTCCTCGCGGCGACCGCGTGCGGTGCCTCGGTCCGCAACCACCGCCGCGTGGTCGCGGTCCTGCAGGAGCAGAGCGCTCGGGCACGGCGTGAACGTGAGCAGCAGACGTTGCTCGCGGTCGCCGACGAGCGCACCCGGATCGCACGGGACATGCACGACGTCATCGCCCATGGCCTCGCCGTGATCGTCACCCTCGCGGCGGCCAGCACGGGCAGGGCGGCTCGGCAACCGGAGCGCGTGGACGAGGCCGTCGGGTTGATCGAACGCACCGCCCGCACGGCCCTTGCCGACACCCGTCACGCGGTCGGGACGATCCGAGCGAGCGATGGACTGCTGCCCACGCCGAGCATCGACGGGGTACCGGCGCTGCTCGACCTCGTCACCGCAGCCGGCCTGCGTGCCACACTGCAGACCGACGGCGCCGTCGACCGAGTTCCGGCAGCGATCGGGGTCGCCGTGTACCGGGTGACCCAGGAGGCCATCACGAACACCCTCAAGCACGCGAGCGCGACCACGTTCACCGTGAACATCACGGCCTCGCGACACGAGCTCGTCCTCAGCATCGAGGACGACGGCACCGGAGGCGCGCACGAGACCCGAGCCGGAGGCTCCGGGCTGGTCGGGATGGAAGAACGCGTCACCCAGCTCGGCGGCATCCTCGAGGCGGGACCCGATGGCACCCGTGGATGGCGGATCGCTGCTTCGATCCCCCTCGCCATCCGGCCCGGACGAGCACGAGCATGA
- a CDS encoding isocitrate lyase/phosphoenolpyruvate mutase family protein has product MSTHLERTRDFHSMHVLGAPVVLPNVWDVASARIVLSAGARAIATTSAGVAWSRGHRDGNDLTRDGALDAVRPIAAAVDVPFTADIERGYGETPGDVASTVSAFLELGVSGVNMEDSLRPVAEQEDRIRAARQAADDAGIPLFVNARIDTHLLGAPGSDVWVEETLTRANAYARAGASGVFVLGALSAATISMLVDAIELPLNVAFGPGTLSVGDLARAGASRISAGSAIAEAAYSVASDWAAQMFGTPGAVVSAPPTLGWAAINEVVRD; this is encoded by the coding sequence ATGAGCACGCACCTCGAGCGCACCCGAGACTTCCACTCGATGCACGTCCTCGGTGCACCGGTCGTCCTGCCGAACGTGTGGGATGTCGCGTCCGCACGCATCGTCCTCTCGGCCGGAGCGCGTGCGATCGCGACGACGAGCGCCGGCGTCGCCTGGTCACGCGGTCACCGGGACGGCAACGATCTGACCCGGGACGGCGCGCTGGACGCCGTGCGGCCGATCGCAGCGGCAGTCGACGTCCCGTTCACCGCCGACATCGAGCGCGGGTACGGCGAGACACCGGGCGACGTCGCCTCGACCGTGTCCGCGTTCCTCGAGCTCGGGGTCTCCGGCGTGAACATGGAGGACTCCCTCCGGCCGGTGGCGGAACAGGAGGACCGCATCCGCGCAGCCCGCCAGGCTGCGGATGACGCCGGCATCCCACTCTTCGTCAACGCTCGGATCGACACCCACCTGCTGGGCGCGCCCGGGAGCGACGTCTGGGTGGAGGAGACGCTCACCCGTGCGAACGCCTACGCCAGGGCCGGCGCCAGTGGCGTCTTCGTGCTCGGAGCGCTGTCGGCCGCCACGATCTCGATGCTCGTGGACGCGATCGAGCTGCCCCTCAACGTCGCGTTCGGGCCCGGGACCCTGTCGGTCGGTGACCTCGCACGAGCGGGGGCGAGCCGGATCAGCGCTGGATCGGCCATCGCCGAAGCCGCGTACAGCGTCGCCAGCGATTGGGCTGCACAGATGTTCGGCACGCCGGGTGCTGTGGTCTCGGCACCACCGACGCTCGGCTGGGCCGCGATCAACGAGGTCGTCCGCGACTGA
- a CDS encoding GNAT family N-acetyltransferase, with protein sequence MLELVRPQATSFRAWSDAHREWGPGLHEDGFGITPHDDVDDEDGFRTWVDRLHTRPGAHWWIVEDGRVLGGIALRSPGDPSVPRMGHVGYGIRPSDRGRGVATWALGQVLAHASRIGIDPVLAVCRDDNVGSIATVEHYDATLVSTERRGTVRLRHYAISKSHRRPG encoded by the coding sequence ATGCTCGAGCTGGTGAGACCACAGGCGACGTCCTTCCGAGCGTGGTCCGACGCGCATCGTGAGTGGGGCCCGGGCCTGCACGAGGACGGGTTCGGCATCACACCCCACGACGACGTCGACGACGAGGACGGCTTCCGCACCTGGGTCGATCGGCTGCACACCCGCCCCGGCGCGCACTGGTGGATCGTCGAGGACGGTCGGGTGCTCGGCGGCATCGCGCTGCGCTCGCCGGGGGACCCGAGCGTGCCGCGGATGGGCCACGTCGGCTACGGGATCCGTCCGTCGGACCGTGGCCGCGGTGTGGCGACGTGGGCGCTGGGACAGGTGCTCGCGCATGCGTCGCGGATCGGCATCGATCCGGTCCTCGCCGTGTGCCGCGACGACAACGTCGGCTCGATCGCGACGGTGGAGCACTACGACGCGACCCTCGTCTCGACCGAGCGACGCGGGACCGTCCGCCTGCGGCACTACGCGATCTCGAAGTCCCACCGACGTCCCGGGTAG